The sequence ACTACGTCAACGCGCACGGCTCCGGCACCCGGCAGAACGACCGCCATGAGACGGCGGCCGTCAAGCGGGCGCTCGGGCAGCACGCCTACGACACCCCGATGAGCTCCATCAAGTCCATGGTGGGCCACTCCCTCGGGGCGATCGGCGCCATCGAACTGGTCGCCTGCGTACTGGCCCTGGCCGAGCAGGCCGTACCGCCGACCGCGAACTACGAGACCCCCGACCCCGAGTGCGACCTCGACTACGTGCCGCGTACCGCCCGCGAGCGGAAGCTGACCAGCGTGCTCTCCGTGGGCAGCGGGTTCGGCGGCTTCCAGTCCGCGGTGATCCTGACCCGGCCGAGGGAGTGAGGACGAGATGAGCGAACCCCAGGACCGGCGCGCGGCCGTCACCGGCATCGGCGTCGTCGCGCCCAACGGCGTCAGCACCGACACCTTCTGGAAGGCCACCCACGAGGGACTCAGCGTCCTGGACCGGGTGACCCGCGAGGGATGTGAGCGCCTGCCGCTGAAGGTGGCCGGCGAGGTCCGCGCCTTCGACGCGGCGGACACCATCGAGGAGCGCTTCCTCGTGCAGACCGACCGCTTCACCCACTACGCCATGGCCGCGGCCGACTTCGCGCTCACCGACGCCCGGCTCGGCCAGGCCGACACCGACCAGTCGCCGTACTCCATCGGCGTGGTCACCGCCGCGGGCTCCGGCGGCGGCGAGTTCGGCCAGCGCGAGCTCCAGCGGCTGTGGGGCAAGGGCAGCCGGTTCGTGGGGCCGTACCAGTCCATCGCCTGGTTCTACGCCGCGAGCACCGGCCAGGTCTCCATCCGCCGCGGCTTCAAGGGCCCCTGCTCGGTCGTCGCCTCCGACGAGGCCGGCGGTCTGGACTCCCTCGCGCACGCGGCCCGGGCGGTGCGGCGCGGCACCGACGCGATCGTGGCCGGCTCCACCGAGGCGCCGCTCGCGCCGTACTCGGTGGTCTGCCAGCTCGGCTACGAGGAGCTGAGCCGCGAGAGCGAACCGGGGCGCGCCTACCGGCCGTTCACGAAGGACGCGTGCGGGTTCGTGCCC is a genomic window of Streptomyces sp. WP-1 containing:
- a CDS encoding ketosynthase chain-length factor — protein: MSEPQDRRAAVTGIGVVAPNGVSTDTFWKATHEGLSVLDRVTREGCERLPLKVAGEVRAFDAADTIEERFLVQTDRFTHYAMAAADFALTDARLGQADTDQSPYSIGVVTAAGSGGGEFGQRELQRLWGKGSRFVGPYQSIAWFYAASTGQVSIRRGFKGPCSVVASDEAGGLDSLAHAARAVRRGTDAIVAGSTEAPLAPYSVVCQLGYEELSRESEPGRAYRPFTKDACGFVPAEGGAMLVVEAAGAARARGADIRAFVAGHAATFTGASRWAESRAGLAQAIRQALAEAECAPEEVDVVFADALGVPAADRAEALAIADALGAHGTRVPVTAPKTGTGRGYCAAPVLDSAAAVLAMEHGLIPPTPNVHDVCHDLDLVTGRARVAEPRTALVLSRGLMGSNSALVLRHPSAR